The following coding sequences lie in one Leptospira stimsonii genomic window:
- the tsf gene encoding translation elongation factor Ts, giving the protein MAVSTDLIRELRERTSAGMMDCKKALEENNADIEKAITWLREKGIAKAAKKAGRETKEGRVVSYIHGNGKIGVLVELNSETDFVSKNEDFEALGKEICMQIAAMNPLYLNEESIPAEDLEKEKGIMRVQLEAEGKKAEQIDKILPGKIKKYVSEACLVNQAFFKDDSKTIDDLVKEAIAKFGENITIARFVRFQVGGL; this is encoded by the coding sequence ATGGCAGTATCTACAGATTTAATCAGAGAACTCAGAGAGAGAACCAGTGCAGGAATGATGGACTGCAAAAAAGCTCTCGAAGAAAACAACGCAGATATCGAAAAAGCGATTACTTGGCTCCGTGAGAAAGGAATCGCTAAGGCCGCTAAAAAAGCCGGAAGAGAAACCAAAGAAGGAAGAGTGGTTTCTTACATTCACGGAAACGGAAAGATCGGAGTCTTGGTAGAACTGAACTCCGAGACTGACTTCGTTTCAAAGAATGAGGACTTCGAAGCCCTTGGAAAGGAAATCTGCATGCAGATCGCCGCAATGAATCCTCTCTATTTGAACGAAGAATCCATTCCTGCGGAAGATCTTGAGAAAGAAAAAGGAATCATGAGAGTTCAGTTGGAAGCGGAAGGAAAGAAGGCCGAACAAATCGACAAAATTCTTCCCGGAAAAATCAAAAAATACGTTTCCGAAGCTTGTCTCGTAAACCAAGCGTTTTTCAAAGACGATTCTAAGACCATTGACGACTTAGTCAAGGAAGCGATCGCGAAATTCGGTGAGAACATCACCATCGCTCGTTTCGTCCGCTTTCAGGTAGGTGGACTCTAA
- the rpsB gene encoding 30S ribosomal protein S2, translated as MSVISMKNLLETGVHFGHQTRKWNPKMAPYVFTARNGIHIIDLQKTVQKAKEAYDALKKQTSDGKKVLFVGTKKQARGAIEREAIRSNMFFINNRWPGGLLTNWNTVKKSIARLKKLEGMEADNSFEKEVKTKKEILTLRRELDKLRKTLGGIKDMATIPEIMFVIDPKKEEIAVKEARKLGLTIFAVVDTNCDPELIDYPIPGNDDAIRAISLFLETMANAVIEGTGGVVEQPRFSEDLDSEALALEYQGEYDESGKFIMDEDPESRKSKAAAAAAALEAGATPAVAEEPATTTIEVDKNE; from the coding sequence ATGTCAGTGATTTCAATGAAAAACCTTCTGGAAACCGGAGTACACTTCGGACACCAGACTCGCAAATGGAATCCCAAAATGGCGCCGTATGTATTTACGGCAAGAAACGGGATTCACATCATCGATCTTCAAAAGACCGTTCAAAAAGCAAAAGAAGCTTACGACGCTCTGAAAAAACAAACTTCAGACGGCAAAAAAGTTCTTTTTGTGGGAACGAAGAAACAAGCGAGAGGCGCGATCGAAAGAGAAGCCATCCGCTCGAATATGTTCTTTATCAATAACCGCTGGCCGGGCGGACTCTTAACCAACTGGAACACAGTGAAGAAGAGTATTGCTCGTCTCAAAAAACTCGAAGGAATGGAAGCCGACAACAGCTTCGAGAAAGAAGTGAAAACAAAAAAAGAAATCCTCACTCTGAGAAGAGAGTTGGATAAACTTCGTAAAACTCTCGGTGGAATCAAAGACATGGCGACCATTCCGGAAATCATGTTCGTGATCGATCCTAAAAAAGAAGAAATCGCGGTAAAAGAAGCGAGAAAACTCGGTCTTACGATCTTCGCGGTTGTCGACACCAACTGCGATCCTGAACTCATCGATTATCCGATTCCGGGTAATGACGACGCGATCCGTGCGATTTCCCTTTTCCTCGAAACGATGGCAAACGCAGTCATCGAAGGAACGGGTGGAGTGGTAGAACAACCACGTTTCAGCGAAGACCTGGATTCCGAAGCTCTGGCTCTGGAATATCAAGGTGAATATGATGAAAGCGGAAAGTTCATCATGGACGAAGATCCTGAATCTAGAAAATCCAAAGCGGCGGCCGCCGCCGCGGCATTAGAAGCGGGTGCAACTCCTGCGGTTGCGGAAGAGCCTGCGACTACTACGATCGAAGTAGACAAGAACGAGTAA
- the acpS gene encoding holo-ACP synthase, which yields MKISVGNDIVENSRIRELLEKHGDRFLKRVFSESEREYCTNRKDPIPHLSGRFCVKEAFIKAIEPGDKVILDMREIELFGKEFGKKELVLHGKSKELFLTKGYSGCSVSISHAENYSTAIVVLYRE from the coding sequence ATGAAAATTTCCGTCGGCAACGATATCGTTGAAAACTCCAGAATCCGAGAACTTTTGGAAAAACACGGCGACCGTTTTTTAAAACGGGTCTTTTCCGAATCCGAAAGGGAATACTGCACGAATCGTAAAGATCCGATTCCCCATCTCAGCGGAAGATTTTGCGTCAAAGAAGCCTTTATCAAAGCGATCGAACCCGGAGACAAAGTGATTCTGGATATGAGGGAAATTGAACTTTTCGGAAAGGAATTCGGAAAAAAAGAATTGGTACTCCACGGAAAATCGAAAGAATTGTTTCTTACCAAAGGGTACAGCGGATGTTCGGTTTCGATCAGTCACGCTGAGAATTATTCCACCGCAATCGTGGTGCTTTACAGGGAGTAA
- a CDS encoding CdaR family protein: MKRIFNNWQAKLGSILLAILFYVNLQNSKILVKEINIPIEYPKLGSSLTVSKASDKTFPVKVEGVREYVNYYSQFLKAHVSASDLKPGENSVSLYRISGAPAGLRITKLKDKVKVIVESNSGKFLPIDVKFTGDLPPNYVKTGPFVSPSVIHVSGPPGVLDDLGKISFPPISLKDKTESFTIKHKLPDFPASVKVRDNVKEVTIRVNIFASASNAGETLLLGIPIKCQSLDKNLEAEFSEPEVSVKLQSKTPLKSIQVIKGLSASVVCSHKYDPKTKKILPDNKPVFAKIKLTKAPSLKAVDILGVFPDRISILYKVKPDKDKSGSEDGDNGEEENTIEPDSNPELLEEE, encoded by the coding sequence CTGAAACGAATCTTCAACAACTGGCAGGCAAAACTCGGATCGATTCTTCTCGCGATTCTTTTTTACGTAAATTTACAAAATTCTAAAATACTCGTAAAAGAAATCAATATTCCGATCGAATATCCGAAGTTAGGCAGTTCACTCACCGTTTCCAAAGCATCGGATAAAACCTTTCCGGTAAAAGTGGAAGGAGTTCGGGAATACGTGAATTATTATTCCCAATTCTTAAAAGCGCACGTAAGCGCTTCCGATCTCAAACCCGGTGAAAATTCCGTTTCTTTGTATCGAATCTCCGGCGCTCCGGCCGGACTTCGCATTACAAAACTCAAAGACAAGGTAAAGGTCATCGTAGAATCGAACTCAGGAAAATTTCTTCCGATCGACGTGAAGTTTACCGGAGATCTTCCGCCTAATTATGTGAAGACGGGGCCGTTTGTTTCTCCATCCGTGATTCACGTCAGCGGTCCACCGGGAGTTTTGGACGATCTCGGAAAAATTTCCTTTCCTCCGATTTCTCTCAAAGACAAAACCGAGTCGTTTACGATCAAACACAAACTTCCGGATTTTCCGGCGAGTGTCAAGGTAAGGGATAACGTAAAGGAAGTCACGATCCGAGTGAACATCTTTGCAAGCGCGTCTAACGCGGGCGAAACCCTTCTTCTCGGAATTCCGATCAAATGCCAGAGTTTGGATAAGAATCTGGAGGCAGAATTCTCGGAGCCGGAAGTTTCCGTAAAACTCCAGTCAAAAACTCCTCTGAAAAGTATTCAAGTCATCAAGGGGCTTTCTGCGAGCGTCGTCTGTTCTCATAAATACGATCCGAAGACGAAAAAAATTCTCCCTGATAACAAACCGGTTTTTGCAAAGATCAAGTTGACCAAGGCCCCTTCCTTAAAGGCGGTCGATATCCTCGGCGTTTTTCCGGATCGTATTTCGATTCTTTATAAGGTCAAACCCGATAAGGACAAATCCGGAAGCGAAGACGGCGACAACGGAGAAGAAGAGAATACGATCGAACCCGATTCCAACCCGGAGCTCCTCGAAGAAGAATGA
- a CDS encoding bactofilin family protein has translation MSKKPATRTARPITEYGAISTVLGKETSFSGILNFQKPLEISGEFQGEIESEGFLLVSEGAKVRANIKAGTVIVGGEITGNVIATQKLEMLSTGKVNGNIKTSKLQIADGVIFDGNCEMIQPNKD, from the coding sequence ATGTCCAAGAAACCCGCAACCAGAACCGCTCGTCCGATCACCGAATACGGAGCGATTTCCACAGTTCTCGGAAAAGAGACTTCCTTTTCCGGGATTCTAAACTTCCAAAAACCTCTCGAAATCTCGGGTGAGTTTCAAGGCGAGATCGAATCCGAAGGGTTTCTTCTCGTGAGTGAAGGCGCAAAGGTTCGCGCGAACATCAAAGCGGGAACCGTGATCGTCGGCGGCGAAATCACTGGAAACGTGATCGCGACGCAAAAGCTCGAAATGCTTTCTACCGGTAAAGTAAACGGAAATATCAAAACTTCCAAACTTCAAATTGCAGATGGAGTAATCTTTGACGGGAACTGTGAGATGATCCAGCCCAATAAAGATTGA
- a CDS encoding tetratricopeptide repeat protein, producing the protein MISETMKQTIQFYNEGLSLYKTRKFAEALEKFQKASELSPEDGPSKKYIGRCQAFIATPPPDDWDGVFEMKTK; encoded by the coding sequence ATGATCTCTGAAACGATGAAACAAACCATTCAATTTTACAACGAAGGTTTGAGCTTATACAAAACCAGAAAGTTCGCGGAAGCCCTTGAAAAGTTTCAGAAGGCGAGCGAGCTCTCACCGGAAGACGGTCCTTCTAAAAAATACATCGGCCGATGTCAGGCATTTATCGCAACTCCTCCTCCAGACGACTGGGACGGAGTTTTTGAAATGAAAACAAAATAA